From the genome of Sander lucioperca isolate FBNREF2018 chromosome 1, SLUC_FBN_1.2, whole genome shotgun sequence, one region includes:
- the LOC116034934 gene encoding ADP-ribosylation factor-like protein 3 encodes MGLLSILRRLKQSPEQEVRLLLLGLDNAGKTTLLKQLAAEDISHITPTQGFNIKSVQSSGFKLTVWDIGGQRKIRPYWRNYFEDTDVLIYVIDSSDRKRFEETSLELAELLEEEKLAAVPLLIFANKQDLVTASPASELAESLSLHTIRDRMWQVQACSAVTAEGVQDGMTWVCRNITFRKK; translated from the exons ATG GGCCTGTTGTCCATTCTTCGGCGGCTAAAGCAGTCTCCAGAACAGGAGGTGCGCTTACTGTTGCTCGGCTTGGATAATGCTGGCAAGACCACTCTGCTGAAACAGCTGGCAGCAGAAGATATCAGCCACATCACCCCCACACAA GGATTCAATATAAAAAGTGTTCAATCATCTGGGTTCAAGTTGACTGTTTGGGACATTGGAGGTCAGCGCAAGATCCGCCCCTACTGGAGGAATTATTTTGAGGACACAGATGTACTG ATCTATGTGATTGACAGCTCAGACAGGAAAAGGTTTGAAGAGACAAGCCTG GAGCTGGCTGAGTTGCTGGAGGAGGAAAAGCTTGCTGCTGTGCCACTGCTAATCTTTGCCAACAAGCAGGACCTGGTGACAGCCTCCCCAGCATCCGAGCTGGCAGAAAGTCTCAGTCTGCATACTATCCGGGATCGCATGTGGCAGGTCCAGGCCTGCTCAGCTGTCACTGCTGAGGGAGTGCAG GATGGCATGACCTGGGTTTGCAGAAATATAACGTTTCGGAAGAAATAA